A single region of the Chryseobacterium culicis genome encodes:
- a CDS encoding TolC family protein, whose amino-acid sequence MNKRKIYQYAGLAVVLLSLTACKPIEIAQRAENKTVPEKYGSAENDTLNTGKMKWNEYFSDPHLQELITQALQNNQELNIVLQEIEISKNEIKARKGEYLPSVGLKAGAGVDKVSRYTNIGAMEANTEIEPGREMPEPLFDFGIGAQAQWETDIWGKLHNATKAQVQRYLASIEGKNFMTTHLISEIADSYYELLALDNELVILNQNIKIQNDALEIIKDLKKNARSNELAVQRFEAQVLKTQGMQYDIQQKIVETENTINYLVGRFPQSVERSQNSFDSVVPQAVYGGIPSELLENRPDIKQAEYELAAAKLDIKVAKARFYPSLDLSAGVGLQAFNPLYIIKPQSFLFSLAGELTAPLINRRAIKAAYYNANAKQIQAVYHYEQTVLGAYIEVANQLSKIHNLESSVNIKTKEVNALTKSIDISNDLFKYARADYMEVLLTQRDALESKFELVEKKVNQLKASVAVYRALGGGWDQNSLEVPDIRKQ is encoded by the coding sequence ATGAATAAAAGAAAAATATATCAATATGCAGGTCTGGCAGTCGTCTTATTAAGTCTTACTGCCTGTAAACCTATCGAAATAGCACAGCGTGCTGAAAATAAAACCGTTCCTGAAAAATACGGTTCAGCAGAAAATGATACCCTCAATACAGGGAAAATGAAGTGGAATGAATATTTCAGTGATCCACATCTTCAGGAACTGATTACTCAGGCTCTTCAGAATAATCAGGAACTGAATATTGTCCTTCAGGAAATTGAAATATCTAAAAATGAAATCAAAGCCAGAAAAGGTGAATATCTTCCGTCTGTAGGTTTAAAAGCAGGTGCAGGTGTAGACAAAGTAAGCCGTTACACCAATATCGGAGCAATGGAAGCCAACACAGAAATAGAACCAGGCAGAGAAATGCCTGAACCTTTGTTTGACTTTGGAATTGGTGCTCAGGCACAGTGGGAAACAGATATCTGGGGTAAACTTCATAATGCTACAAAAGCACAGGTACAGCGGTATCTTGCCAGCATTGAAGGAAAGAATTTTATGACCACTCATCTTATTTCAGAGATTGCAGATTCTTATTATGAGTTGCTGGCACTGGATAACGAACTGGTCATTTTGAATCAGAATATTAAAATTCAGAATGATGCACTGGAGATTATCAAAGATTTAAAAAAGAATGCCAGATCCAATGAACTGGCTGTGCAGAGATTTGAAGCCCAGGTTCTGAAAACCCAGGGAATGCAGTATGACATTCAGCAAAAGATTGTTGAAACTGAAAATACAATCAATTATCTGGTGGGCAGGTTTCCGCAATCTGTGGAAAGGAGTCAGAATTCTTTTGATTCTGTTGTTCCACAAGCCGTGTACGGAGGAATACCTTCTGAGCTTTTGGAAAACCGTCCGGATATTAAACAGGCTGAGTATGAGCTGGCAGCAGCCAAACTTGATATCAAAGTGGCTAAAGCAAGGTTCTACCCTTCTCTTGATCTTTCTGCAGGAGTTGGTTTACAGGCTTTTAATCCGCTGTATATCATCAAACCTCAGTCGTTTTTGTTTTCTCTTGCCGGAGAGCTTACGGCTCCGCTGATCAACAGAAGAGCAATTAAGGCGGCTTATTATAATGCCAACGCAAAGCAAATCCAGGCGGTATATCATTATGAGCAAACTGTTTTGGGAGCTTATATAGAAGTAGCCAACCAGTTGTCTAAAATTCACAATCTGGAGAGCAGTGTGAATATCAAAACAAAGGAAGTGAATGCTTTAACAAAGTCTATTGATATTTCTAACGATCTGTTCAAATATGCCCGAGCCGATTATATGGAAGTCTTGCTGACTCAGCGGGATGCGCTGGAATCCAAGTTTGAGCTGGTAGAGAAGAAAGTCAATCAGCTTAAAGCAAGTGTTGCAGTATACAGAGCACTCGGTGGTGGCTGGGATCAGAATTCTCTGGAAGTCCCGGACATTCGTAAACAATAA
- a CDS encoding SusC/RagA family TonB-linked outer membrane protein produces MKKKQCKLGVLALLLFAEYGFAQSKDSLSKETSIKEVVVVAFGKQKKEEITGSVQSLKAKDLSNLQNGNILQGIGGKVAGVQVISSGQPGSQPTIRMRGIGSINASSDPLIVLDGIPYSGNLNSIAASDIESISFLEDASSNALYGSRGANGVIIVNTKRGKSKGLSIEADVKTGGNFRSIEDYSVYTSPQDYYTAYYNRARIGEIARLKQPGAVPSGPSPHDVGLAALSKLGYNAYSVPFSQLISKDGSFNPEAKLLYQDNWKKLLFRPSLRREATVGINANSDQVKSYTSLNYLDDKGYLISSGFERFGIRSNVDYAITSKLKLTSALSYTYSKQDFGETGGFSNPFQFARNIAPFYPVFLRDNNYQRLYDSYGNALYDYGDGQGPNGATRSYAVFENPVGNLQKDKSQIVSNITNLNLGLNYEIIKGLDFTYNFGAYLENTRNLQFGNTEGGTSSSVGGTISQGSNFKYTLNHQQLLTYQKKLGNHSFNLLVGHELNKIKDDGFSGSKQQLLLPDSQSFDNAVKITDLSGSGYEYAVEGYFTRLLYNYDGKYFFNANIRRDGSSVFSPESRWGNFYGLGLAWNIAKEDFLKDNRLINSLKLKASYGQQGNDNILLSGSNRDYYAYQDIYGINNFGDDKPVLSLKKQGNKDLKWETSKNLNAGFEISLLKNRINLNANYFERKVSDMIYTLPLPPSNAGSYVKYGNIGDMTNRGVQANLSVDILRGEEFQWSFYANATHYKNKITRLPAEQRNTGLVTGLFILTEGGDRYTYFLKEFAGVNPENGDALWYRTAINPTTQKEERTVTNNYKEATDYNTGKSAIPKVYGGFGTDFTFKRFNLAVNFAYQFGGYGYDDIYRSLFHSDSYGSNYSTDLDKTWTPENPTASLPRVDLTATNQNGNSTLYLIKSDYISLQDVTLSYQLPEDFAKQAGLSGLKIYLAGNNLYLWSKRKGYDPRASLTGVSDTYRYSLLSSVSLGFKLNF; encoded by the coding sequence ATGAAAAAGAAACAATGCAAACTTGGTGTATTGGCCTTACTCCTATTCGCGGAATATGGTTTTGCACAAAGTAAAGACAGTCTTTCCAAGGAAACCTCCATCAAAGAAGTGGTGGTAGTAGCTTTTGGAAAGCAGAAAAAAGAAGAAATTACAGGATCTGTACAGTCATTGAAGGCTAAAGATCTCTCTAATCTTCAAAATGGAAATATTCTTCAGGGAATTGGAGGAAAAGTAGCGGGAGTACAGGTAATTTCCTCAGGACAGCCGGGTTCCCAGCCTACCATCAGAATGAGAGGAATAGGCTCTATCAATGCTTCCAGTGATCCGTTAATTGTACTGGACGGAATTCCTTACAGCGGAAACCTGAACAGTATTGCAGCATCGGATATTGAAAGTATTTCTTTTCTTGAAGATGCTTCATCCAATGCCTTATATGGTTCCAGAGGAGCCAACGGAGTGATTATTGTGAATACCAAAAGAGGGAAAAGCAAAGGATTGAGTATTGAAGCTGATGTAAAAACAGGGGGCAATTTCAGATCTATTGAAGATTATTCCGTGTATACTTCTCCACAGGATTATTATACCGCATATTATAACAGAGCCAGAATTGGTGAAATTGCAAGATTGAAACAACCGGGAGCTGTTCCTTCAGGTCCTTCTCCTCATGATGTGGGACTTGCTGCACTGAGCAAACTGGGATATAATGCTTACAGTGTCCCTTTCAGTCAACTGATTTCCAAGGATGGCTCTTTCAATCCCGAGGCAAAATTATTGTATCAGGATAACTGGAAGAAACTGCTCTTCAGACCCTCGTTAAGAAGAGAAGCTACGGTAGGCATCAATGCCAATAGTGACCAGGTAAAATCATATACATCTCTTAATTATCTGGATGATAAAGGATATTTGATTTCTTCAGGTTTTGAAAGATTCGGGATCAGGTCTAATGTAGACTACGCTATCACCTCAAAACTGAAATTGACCAGTGCTTTGTCTTACACTTACAGCAAACAGGATTTCGGGGAGACTGGCGGTTTCTCCAACCCTTTCCAGTTTGCCAGAAATATTGCCCCTTTCTATCCGGTTTTCCTTAGGGATAACAACTACCAGAGACTTTATGACAGCTATGGAAATGCTTTATACGACTATGGAGACGGACAGGGCCCCAACGGTGCAACAAGATCTTATGCTGTTTTTGAAAACCCGGTTGGAAACCTGCAGAAAGATAAATCACAGATCGTCAGCAATATAACCAACCTTAATCTTGGTTTAAATTATGAAATCATCAAAGGACTGGATTTTACTTATAACTTTGGGGCCTATCTTGAAAATACAAGAAACCTGCAGTTCGGAAATACGGAAGGAGGAACTTCTTCTTCTGTAGGAGGAACGATTTCACAAGGTTCTAATTTTAAATATACACTGAACCATCAGCAATTGCTTACTTATCAGAAAAAACTGGGAAATCACAGCTTCAATCTCCTTGTAGGACATGAGCTAAACAAGATCAAAGATGATGGTTTTTCCGGTTCAAAACAGCAGCTTCTGCTGCCTGACTCTCAATCATTTGACAATGCCGTAAAAATTACCGATTTATCAGGAAGCGGTTATGAATATGCTGTAGAAGGCTATTTTACAAGGTTATTGTATAATTATGACGGCAAATATTTCTTTAATGCCAATATACGCAGAGACGGTTCTTCAGTCTTTTCTCCTGAAAGCAGATGGGGAAACTTCTATGGACTAGGACTGGCATGGAATATTGCAAAAGAAGATTTTCTTAAAGATAACAGGCTGATTAATTCCCTGAAATTAAAAGCTTCTTACGGCCAGCAGGGAAATGACAACATTCTATTGAGTGGTTCCAACAGAGATTATTATGCCTACCAGGATATCTATGGAATTAATAACTTCGGGGATGACAAGCCTGTTCTTTCTCTTAAAAAACAAGGAAATAAAGATCTGAAATGGGAAACTTCCAAAAACCTGAATGCCGGTTTTGAAATCTCCCTGTTAAAAAACAGAATAAATTTAAATGCTAATTATTTTGAAAGGAAAGTTTCGGATATGATCTACACGCTTCCTCTCCCACCTTCCAATGCAGGTTCTTATGTGAAGTATGGAAATATCGGAGATATGACCAACAGAGGGGTTCAGGCTAATCTAAGTGTGGATATTCTTCGTGGTGAGGAATTCCAATGGAGCTTTTATGCCAATGCCACCCATTATAAAAATAAGATTACCCGATTGCCTGCCGAACAGAGAAATACAGGTTTAGTAACCGGTTTATTTATTCTTACAGAAGGTGGAGACCGTTATACGTATTTCCTTAAAGAATTTGCCGGAGTGAATCCTGAAAATGGAGACGCTTTATGGTATCGTACAGCCATAAACCCAACCACTCAAAAGGAAGAAAGAACGGTTACCAATAATTACAAAGAAGCTACTGATTATAATACAGGGAAATCTGCTATTCCAAAGGTATATGGTGGATTCGGGACAGATTTTACTTTTAAGAGATTCAATCTGGCAGTGAATTTTGCGTATCAGTTCGGAGGATATGGCTATGATGATATTTACAGAAGCTTATTCCATTCTGACAGCTATGGGTCTAACTATTCAACGGATCTTGATAAAACCTGGACACCGGAAAATCCGACGGCTTCATTACCAAGAGTAGATCTTACGGCTACAAACCAGAATGGAAATTCAACACTTTATCTGATCAAATCAGATTATATCAGCCTTCAGGATGTAACACTTTCTTATCAGCTTCCTGAGGATTTTGCAAAGCAGGCAGGGCTATCAGGCCTGAAAATCTATCTGGCAGGAAACAATTTGTATCTGTGGTCAAAGAGAAAAGGATATGACCCAAGAGCTTCACTCACAGGAGTTTCAGATACCTACAGATATTCTCTGCTGTCAAGTGTTTCTTTAGGCTTTAAACTTAATTTTTAA
- a CDS encoding RagB/SusD family nutrient uptake outer membrane protein, with protein MKIIKYFISAVTIGFIATSCANDLNTLPEGDISGEQLNNDSSSPEKILGGVYLDLRSNGAGGTTVHSDFGIMGIKAGADLMSNDVIQSTNQHLGMFYNYEATNASNIASEIVWTTFYARIFVINKLLDSLDKNANAKNRAIAGQLLALRAYSYFYLVRFYANDYNGHQAEAGLPLVLTANNPSQGLPRSTVAEVYVQIKKDIEESVSLLDTYARPSRAQIDQRAAKAIAAEVFLQTGDYIKAAQYAEESKQGVALMTEDDYTTTGFSNINNPEVIWGFHNTISTMSIGNYYASFFSMFDNTNEGYAGAAQIRKLIDKRLYEAIPTTDYRKKVFNGSQSAAYTFNGKTKNYPPYVSWKFKDPTLFEGDYIYIRASSLYYIQAEALARQGRETEARQVLFEITSKRDKAYTLSVKSGSELINEIVLQKRIELWGEGYAWFDMKRLNTPLERVYTGTNHTFGRFSLTPGKFRFQIPNKEINNNPQIKQNE; from the coding sequence ATGAAAATAATAAAATACTTTATATCAGCGGTAACCATAGGTTTTATAGCGACCAGCTGTGCCAATGATCTCAATACTTTACCGGAAGGAGATATTTCCGGTGAACAGCTGAATAATGACTCTAGCAGTCCGGAAAAAATCCTGGGCGGAGTATATCTTGATCTTCGCAGCAACGGTGCCGGCGGTACTACTGTTCACTCAGATTTCGGAATCATGGGGATCAAAGCAGGTGCAGATCTGATGTCTAATGATGTCATCCAGTCTACCAACCAGCATTTGGGGATGTTTTATAATTATGAAGCTACCAATGCCAGCAACATCGCTTCAGAAATTGTATGGACCACTTTTTATGCAAGAATATTTGTGATCAACAAACTTCTTGACAGCCTGGATAAAAATGCAAATGCAAAAAACAGGGCAATTGCAGGACAGTTACTGGCTTTACGAGCTTATTCTTACTTTTATCTGGTTCGTTTTTATGCTAATGATTATAATGGTCATCAGGCTGAAGCAGGGCTTCCATTGGTTCTTACCGCCAATAATCCAAGCCAGGGACTTCCGAGGTCAACAGTTGCTGAGGTGTATGTACAAATCAAAAAAGATATAGAAGAATCTGTTAGCCTTTTGGATACGTATGCCCGCCCATCCAGAGCTCAGATAGATCAAAGAGCAGCGAAAGCAATTGCAGCTGAGGTATTTTTACAAACAGGAGATTACATAAAAGCCGCTCAATATGCTGAAGAAAGTAAACAGGGCGTTGCTCTTATGACGGAAGACGATTATACCACGACGGGATTTTCAAACATCAATAATCCTGAGGTAATATGGGGTTTCCATAATACGATTTCCACGATGAGTATCGGGAATTATTATGCCTCTTTCTTCTCAATGTTTGATAATACCAATGAAGGATATGCCGGAGCAGCACAGATCCGTAAGCTGATCGACAAGCGTCTTTACGAAGCTATTCCCACAACGGATTATCGAAAGAAAGTATTTAATGGAAGCCAGAGTGCAGCGTATACTTTTAATGGAAAAACAAAAAATTATCCGCCTTATGTAAGCTGGAAGTTTAAAGATCCTACCCTTTTTGAAGGAGATTATATTTATATCAGAGCTTCCTCACTGTATTACATTCAGGCTGAAGCCCTTGCGAGACAAGGAAGAGAAACGGAGGCCAGACAGGTATTATTCGAAATAACCTCAAAAAGAGATAAAGCCTATACACTGTCGGTAAAATCAGGTAGTGAGCTGATCAATGAAATTGTACTGCAAAAGAGAATAGAACTTTGGGGGGAAGGTTATGCCTGGTTTGATATGAAAAGATTAAATACTCCTTTAGAGAGAGTTTACACAGGAACGAATCACACTTTTGGAAGATTTAGCCTGACACCGGGTAAATTCAGATTCCAGATTCCTAATAAAGAGATTAATAATAACCCACAAATCAAGCAGAATGAGTAG
- a CDS encoding serine hydrolase domain-containing protein, with product MTTAKLFFTGLFSTLLSITATAQKKDTYTHKIDSIITASSPIQFNGVVLVAQKGKIQYLKSNGYKDFEKKTSLKTDDQFEIMSNSKQITAVLILQAAEQGKLDLHTPVKKYLPSLTQTWADTVTIHHLLNHTHGITNTEKPTAFKAGSQFKYGNLSYIMLGEILKNTTGKSFAELANPLFKKLKMDQTFVYNAQNTQSHVPGYINENNQFEKVKQSFLNNDNASAAGIISTVQDLAKWDQALFKGKLLSPEFQKQMMTPSTTSQHNVFGKESMGFGYNVRLIKEAGLDYFAVTGLGDGFTCLNVYFPSTDTTLVILENQMPKDSQYWSFKEAAIKNTVLKAITSN from the coding sequence ATGACCACAGCAAAACTATTCTTCACAGGCTTGTTTTCCACCCTGTTATCTATTACCGCAACAGCTCAGAAAAAAGATACCTATACTCATAAAATCGACAGTATTATCACAGCTTCCAGTCCGATACAATTCAACGGAGTTGTTCTGGTAGCCCAAAAAGGAAAAATACAGTATCTGAAATCCAATGGTTATAAAGATTTTGAGAAAAAAACTTCTTTGAAAACGGATGACCAGTTTGAAATCATGTCCAATTCAAAGCAAATCACCGCTGTATTAATTTTACAAGCCGCTGAACAGGGAAAACTGGATCTTCATACTCCTGTTAAAAAATACTTACCTTCCCTTACACAGACCTGGGCAGATACAGTTACGATACATCATCTCCTGAATCATACTCATGGAATTACAAATACAGAGAAACCCACAGCTTTTAAAGCAGGTTCCCAATTCAAATATGGCAACCTTTCCTATATAATGCTGGGAGAAATTCTTAAAAATACAACCGGAAAAAGCTTTGCCGAATTAGCAAATCCACTCTTTAAAAAGCTTAAAATGGATCAAACGTTTGTGTATAATGCCCAGAATACTCAATCTCATGTTCCCGGTTATATAAACGAAAACAATCAGTTTGAAAAAGTAAAACAGTCATTTCTGAACAATGATAATGCTTCTGCTGCAGGCATTATTTCCACTGTACAGGATCTGGCAAAATGGGATCAGGCACTATTTAAAGGAAAATTACTCTCTCCGGAATTCCAGAAGCAGATGATGACCCCTTCCACTACTTCTCAGCACAATGTGTTTGGAAAGGAAAGCATGGGATTTGGGTACAATGTGAGATTGATCAAAGAAGCCGGTCTGGATTATTTTGCAGTAACAGGTCTTGGTGATGGGTTTACCTGTCTTAATGTCTATTTTCCTTCCACAGATACTACATTGGTCATCCTGGAAAACCAGATGCCTAAGGACAGTCAATACTGGAGTTTTAAAGAAGCTGCGATAAAAAATACAGTGCTGAAAGCAATAACTTCTAACTAA
- a CDS encoding acyltransferase family protein, with protein sequence MTERSERLYGLDHLRAAAILLVFIYHYRAFKHPDWIDIIGRFGWTGVDLFFVLSGFLISGQLFKEIKNTGEIGLKTFYIKRFFRIFPAYFFTLFLYFTFPFFREREALSPLWKFVSFTQNYGLDVINRGTFSHAWSLCIEEQFYLILPLLLLILLLIKRFKYLPYLMIVVIGLSFMTRWMVWNQWIVAMDPNSTDFWKLWYMKIYYPTHTRLDGLGVGVLIGYLMQHSSLFKRILERNGNRLFLLGIILLGISFWMCNEQASQTASVFGFTLVAVSYGLILMAAVSPSSFLYRSKSYLTAQLAALSYAVYLSHKGIIHMVQECFDYFKLETSDNISLLVCLFACLLGGLVYRFMIEKPFSVLKIKALKRIV encoded by the coding sequence ATGACGGAACGTTCTGAAAGGCTTTATGGATTGGATCATCTGAGAGCTGCTGCTATTTTACTTGTATTCATATATCATTACCGGGCATTTAAACATCCGGACTGGATCGACATTATCGGAAGGTTTGGGTGGACAGGAGTGGATCTCTTTTTTGTCTTAAGCGGTTTCCTGATCTCCGGCCAGCTGTTTAAAGAAATAAAAAATACGGGAGAAATCGGTTTGAAAACATTTTATATAAAACGGTTTTTCAGGATTTTCCCAGCCTATTTTTTTACCCTTTTTCTCTACTTTACTTTTCCTTTTTTCAGGGAACGGGAGGCTTTATCTCCTTTGTGGAAGTTTGTGAGTTTTACCCAAAATTACGGGCTGGATGTTATCAATCGCGGAACATTTTCCCATGCGTGGTCCTTATGCATTGAAGAGCAGTTTTACCTCATTCTGCCTTTATTACTTTTAATCTTACTCCTAATAAAACGGTTCAAATACCTGCCTTATCTGATGATAGTCGTGATTGGATTATCTTTTATGACAAGATGGATGGTGTGGAATCAATGGATTGTAGCAATGGATCCAAATTCTACAGACTTCTGGAAATTATGGTATATGAAAATATATTATCCTACTCATACAAGGCTGGATGGACTTGGGGTAGGAGTCCTGATCGGGTATCTCATGCAGCATTCATCCCTGTTTAAAAGAATCTTGGAACGCAATGGAAATAGACTTTTCCTTCTTGGAATAATATTGTTGGGAATTTCATTCTGGATGTGTAATGAACAGGCTTCTCAAACAGCTTCTGTTTTTGGATTTACACTGGTGGCTGTAAGTTATGGATTGATCCTTATGGCAGCGGTTTCCCCATCCTCTTTTCTGTATCGTTCAAAATCTTATCTTACTGCTCAGCTGGCAGCTTTATCCTATGCTGTTTATCTTTCACATAAAGGAATTATTCATATGGTACAGGAATGTTTTGATTATTTTAAACTTGAAACTTCAGATAATATAAGTCTTCTTGTGTGTCTTTTCGCTTGTCTTTTGGGTGGTTTGGTCTACAGGTTTATGATAGAAAAACCTTTCTCTGTTCTTAAAATAAAGGCTTTAAAAAGAATTGTATAA
- a CDS encoding sensor histidine kinase — protein MMKTPSENLIRQNLYFQLFFWTALFLFGTARMYGEYNEGAFKEVIIYNFCHWIFQIAGANFIYFILIRHFFDRKKYLEFVLSLLLSLYIISVINRFFIVYLAEPLFTNEVKDSIFNIATDIPYLLLHYTFPIISGTFIFISIMFIIRYKDEKERTIKLQKEKTELELQSLKSQLNPHFLFNTLNNIYSLSISHSDQTSQSISQLSDILDYILYKGQKKWVQVSDELDIINHYIALEKLRYHDERLKITLNTVLQSANTIPPLLYLTLVENAFKHGAGKSSETTEITIEIETNYQHSVFKIENTFSDSPTSNEKGIGLQNIKRQLQYHYQEHFTFQISQENNIFKVEITTPSHYD, from the coding sequence ATGATGAAAACCCCATCAGAAAATCTGATCAGACAAAACCTATACTTCCAGCTGTTCTTCTGGACTGCCTTATTTTTGTTTGGAACCGCAAGAATGTATGGAGAATATAACGAAGGAGCTTTTAAAGAAGTGATCATCTACAATTTTTGTCATTGGATTTTCCAGATTGCCGGAGCCAATTTTATTTATTTTATCCTGATCCGTCATTTCTTTGACCGGAAAAAGTACCTGGAATTTGTACTGTCCCTTCTTCTTAGTCTTTATATTATTTCCGTTATCAACCGATTTTTTATTGTTTATCTCGCAGAACCTCTTTTCACCAATGAAGTTAAAGACAGTATTTTCAATATTGCCACAGATATTCCTTATCTTTTACTTCATTACACTTTTCCCATTATCAGTGGTACATTTATCTTTATCTCAATCATGTTTATCATCCGGTATAAAGATGAAAAGGAACGTACCATCAAACTTCAGAAGGAAAAAACAGAGCTGGAACTGCAATCTCTCAAATCTCAGCTCAACCCTCATTTTCTCTTTAATACTTTGAATAATATCTACTCTCTGTCCATCAGCCATTCTGATCAAACATCCCAATCCATCAGCCAGCTTTCGGATATTCTGGATTATATTTTATACAAAGGACAAAAAAAGTGGGTGCAGGTTTCTGATGAACTGGATATTATTAATCATTACATTGCATTGGAAAAACTTCGATATCATGATGAAAGATTAAAAATTACCCTAAACACGGTCTTACAATCGGCGAATACCATTCCGCCACTGCTCTATCTCACTCTGGTAGAAAATGCTTTTAAACATGGAGCAGGAAAAAGTTCAGAAACAACGGAAATAACGATTGAAATAGAAACGAATTATCAGCATTCTGTTTTTAAAATTGAAAATACCTTCTCAGATTCACCCACATCTAATGAGAAAGGAATCGGACTGCAAAATATAAAAAGACAGCTTCAGTATCATTATCAGGAACATTTTACTTTTCAGATCTCACAGGAAAATAATATTTTTAAAGTTGAAATAACAACGCCTTCCCATTATGATTAA
- a CDS encoding LytR/AlgR family response regulator transcription factor, translating into MINCIIVDDEPLAASLLENHISKIDDLKLTGKAENAMQAYKILQNQSVDLMFLDIQMPHLNGIDFLKSLPQKPKTIFTTAYRDFAIEGFELEAVDYLLKPITFERFFKAVERLLRNTVDHREDFILIKTEGMHRKLFLSEIVYFESQGNDIKIVLTNQESCISKSKITDLEKTLSGKGFVRVHRSFIVNIAFVTAFTNNELIVNKYQIPVGRSYKQEFDAFTAAVSKNKLL; encoded by the coding sequence ATGATTAACTGCATTATTGTAGATGACGAGCCTTTAGCCGCATCATTACTGGAAAACCATATCTCCAAGATTGACGATCTGAAACTTACGGGAAAAGCAGAAAATGCTATGCAGGCTTATAAAATACTGCAAAACCAATCTGTCGACCTTATGTTTCTGGACATACAAATGCCTCACCTTAATGGAATCGATTTTTTGAAATCACTGCCTCAAAAGCCTAAAACCATTTTCACCACAGCCTATCGTGATTTTGCTATTGAAGGATTCGAACTCGAAGCTGTAGATTATCTCCTGAAGCCCATTACCTTCGAACGTTTTTTCAAAGCTGTAGAGCGCCTGTTGAGAAATACCGTTGACCATAGAGAAGATTTCATCCTCATTAAAACAGAGGGAATGCACCGCAAACTTTTTCTTTCTGAGATTGTATATTTTGAAAGCCAGGGAAACGATATTAAAATTGTCCTAACGAACCAGGAAAGCTGTATTTCAAAAAGTAAAATTACGGATCTGGAGAAAACTTTATCGGGTAAAGGTTTTGTAAGGGTTCACAGATCTTTTATCGTCAATATTGCTTTTGTTACGGCTTTTACTAATAATGAATTGATTGTCAACAAATATCAAATCCCTGTCGGCAGAAGCTACAAACAAGAATTCGATGCCTTTACAGCGGCAGTTTCTAAAAACAAACTGTTGTAG
- a CDS encoding ABC transporter ATP-binding protein — MPLQIINLTKKFGEQTALDNINISIDKNEIIGLLGPNGAGKSTLMKSIVGALKIDQGEIIFNGLNIAEREIESKKKIGFLPENNPLYLEMYVKEYLQFVANIHKIQESRVDEVIELVGITPEKSKKIGQLSKGYKQRVGLAQAIIHQPDLLILDEPTNGLDPNQIIEIRNVVKEIGQAKTVLLSTHIMQEVEALCSRVILIHKGNILQDCPIDEFKGKFESLEEAFASYTA; from the coding sequence ATGCCGCTTCAGATAATCAATTTAACCAAAAAATTTGGTGAACAGACTGCCCTTGACAACATCAACATTTCTATTGATAAAAATGAGATCATCGGTCTTCTTGGCCCGAACGGTGCCGGAAAATCTACCCTGATGAAATCTATTGTCGGTGCACTGAAAATTGATCAGGGTGAAATCATTTTCAACGGCTTGAATATTGCTGAACGTGAGATCGAAAGCAAAAAGAAAATAGGTTTCCTTCCTGAAAACAATCCGCTTTATCTGGAGATGTACGTAAAAGAATACCTTCAGTTTGTTGCCAATATTCACAAAATCCAGGAATCCCGAGTAGATGAGGTGATTGAACTGGTAGGAATTACCCCTGAAAAATCTAAAAAGATTGGCCAGCTGTCTAAAGGATACAAACAACGTGTAGGGCTTGCTCAGGCTATTATTCATCAGCCCGATTTACTGATTCTTGATGAACCTACCAATGGTCTGGATCCCAACCAGATTATTGAAATCCGTAATGTGGTAAAAGAAATTGGTCAGGCAAAAACAGTTTTACTTTCTACGCACATCATGCAGGAAGTAGAAGCGCTTTGTTCCAGAGTGATTCTGATTCATAAAGGAAATATTCTTCAGGACTGCCCTATTGATGAATTTAAAGGTAAATTTGAAAGTCTGGAAGAGGCTTTTGCAAGTTATACCGCATAA